The genomic segment ATGGGACACGAACGCACGCAGAGTGAATGATCAAAGCGTCGATGATTAGAATGTGGCGCGTTTCGTAGAAGGCGCGCATGACAGACTTGACTAGAGTTTTTGCGAGATCCAACGGCTGCGCCATtgcgccgtcttcctcgtcaatGCTGTTGAATATGTGTAGAGTCTTGATGTACGACGTTGGGTAAGATGAGGTGACGTGAGGTGAGGACGAAGTCAATGTGGAGGGCGATTGTTGGCTAGTTCAAAAAGTGAAGGTCATGGCAGGTCTGACGTGGAGACGGCAACTTGCGGTTACGCATGCCACCTGTGGGAAACCAGAGCTCTATTTCCGACACGCAAACGTTTAGTTGATCTACGGATCAGGGGCCTCCACACATGGGTTCAATCATTGCTTTGCGAAATCGTAGCTACAActtgggagaagaagaaaagggatACGCACCGGCGCTTGGTCTGAGGCTGATAGGACCCAGCTGCAGGGACAGACAGCTAGCTAGCATGTCGACGGGCATCGACGCACTGCGGTGGCGCCGATGGGGGAAGGCGCAAGGGTCTTAGAGAGGGTACGTACTCTATACTGTATCCAGCTGGCCGCTGCCGCAACCACCACCTTCACGGTTCATCATGCAACCCATGCCTAACCTCAGCTACTACCGCTTTGGCAGCAACATCAAGTGGCAACATATAGCATTGTATCTTGAGCATTATGTCGGCTCAGAATTCACATAGAACGACATCCGGATCCAAGTGCAGATCAGGGATGAGAGACAGACGGTGTAAGGTTTGAGTAGAAGAATCGTCAATAAATATGAGTTCAAGAATCCACTAGCTGCATTGCATTCCAAACTCCACTCGCAGCCTTGCCGGAACACGGCGAGACCGCAACGCTGCGCTTGAGCCATCTTGGGAAAGCCGATATACCACCCGATGTGAAGCAAGTCCCGACGCATCGCACCCCCTTCACCGAAGTCATGACTACCAAAACGACCACGACGTTTCGTGACTCGTCTCTCTATCCCCGCCCTTTCACCCAGCAAAGCCGAGTCTGCATTATCTCTTACATACGCCCACCTGAttgtcctcgtcttcttgcATTACGCATACTTCCGGAGCTACGCCATTGTCAGTATCCATAATTAAGCATACGTCATCGAAACCAGCTTACATCGAGGGTGAGTGCTCTGGAACTATTGACTTCTTGGTCGCGGTACACCCCGACCAAACTCTCACTGTCTTGAAACAAGCCAGTTTTGAGActgatgacgatgaactgCATACCAGGGCCAGCATGCTCACGAATGTACTTCTTGATCTTGTCGACATTGGCATTGTCCAATGcagcgtcgacctcgtccagcaCAAAGAACGGGCTAGGCTGGTAGCTGTGGATGGCGAACAGTAGAGCCAGCGCAGCCATCGTCTTCTCACCTCCGGAAAGGTGCTCCATGTCCCTGAATCGCTTCAGGGGTGGCATGGCGTGATATTTTATACCCGAAAGATAGGGAGTGTCCGTATCCtcctcgatgtcgagatACGCTTGGCCGCCCAGGGGATAGGCTTCCGATCGCGTAAGATCCTTGTAAACATGCGAAATCTGTTCCTGGATGTGCGTGAAGGCCTTGTTGAATAGCTCATACCGCTGAGCCTTAACGTTGTTGAACGCATCGCGGGCCGCCTTAAGAGCCGCTCTGGAGTCCTCGAATTCCTTTTCCGTGTTCTTCAACCTCGACTCAACGCTCTCCAGTCTCTCGATCGCCCTCATGTTGGggttgagcttctcgagtTCCGAGGTCAGTGATGCAATCTTGTCCTGCAACTTCTCCTCGACACTGGCATCGTTGGACTGTATGGCAAGTCAGTAGCTATTTGCCGAGGCACATTTCTGAGTGCACACGTACGTTTTTCATCTCTTCATCCAGACCCTCGTAATCAACCTCGATCCCGTAATTCTCAAGAGCAGCGGtcatcatctcctcgtcgtccacttcctcgtcaacatccatggcgtcggcgtcttgCCGCAGCATGTTGTCCTCGTTCGGCAGGTTGTCAAGCGAGCCCTCGAGTAAGGGAATCTGAATCTGGTCAAGCTTGCATCGCCTAAGCAATGCGAACTTGCCCGCACTGTTCTTCTGCACCACAGTCTCCAGGGCATTTATCTCCTTTTGCCTGGCATCAATCTCCTTGCTACGTTTGTGGACCTCAGCCTTAGCCTGGGAAACCTTGTGGTTTTTCTCCGCCAATTTGCCGCGGTACTCCTCAAGCGTCTCGCTGAGCGCGTCCAGTTCGTCAGAGACTTCGTGCGTGGCATCTTCGATGTCTGACTTCTCCTGCTGGTAGGTCTGCAAGTCGCGTTCGGCAGCTTTGAGAGCTTCCTGCAGCTTCCTGAGTCGTTTCTCTAGGTTGCTGTGCATGTCCCGTGCCAAGGTAAGTTGACTCTGGAATCGGGACTTCTGCACCTCGAACTTGGCacgctcctcgtcggcctctcGTTGCATGTCTCTATGCTCTGTCTCGTACGCACGAACGTCGCTGAAGCCAAGCCTGCCGCAGAAGCCGGAAAAAACTTCATCTTCCACCTTCGCGATAGCGTCAGAGAACTCCTTGACAGTCCGCTTCGTTGCTTCGAGCTCCGCTGTCTTTTCTTCGTATTTGGGCACGAGCTCGTCAAGTTGTCTCTCCTCGttatctctctctctcttcttgcTGTCATAGTTCTTATTCAGGTGTGCCAATTCAGCCTTCGCGTTCGCCAGGCGAGGCTCAAGCCCGTGAATTTCGATCTGGAGAGATTCTTCGGCGGTGCTGCGACGACCAGACTTGGGAAGCTTCTCGATTTCCTCCTTGTACTTGGTCGCTAAATTCTTCAACGAATCCAAGTCGGTGCTCTCGAAACGCCGCTTTCCGCCCTTGGGCTCTGGACCACGGCCGCCAGTCATCATACCAGTTTTGTGGATGACTAGCCCATCCAAAGTGACTGTCTTCACAGGAATGCGCCTTTCATACGAGATGAGTTTTGCAACCTGCTCATTGTCGCACACGACTGAGCTCCCGCAAGCGTAAGCCATAGCGCGCTCGTACGCAGCATCGAAAT from the Colletotrichum destructivum chromosome 10, complete sequence genome contains:
- a CDS encoding Putative structural maintenance of chromosomes protein, with amino-acid sequence MGKLIRLELFNFKSYKGHHTLLFGDSYFTSIIGPNGSGKSNSMDAISFVLGIKSSHLRSAHLKDLVYRGRVLKTSKIQDDGSAQPNGQSNGHGNGDGDELSQKASRGDPKTAWVMAVYEDDAGDEQKWKRSITNQGSSEYRINDRVVTAQQYNEALESENILIKARNFLVFQGDVEAIAAQSPQDLTRLIEQISGSLDYKAEYERLQTEAEQAAENQSFQLHRRRGINSEIKQYQEQKKEADNFQRKTEERDEAIVKNALWKLYHFQRGMDESTEQIHDHQQNLQEFQRNVESFKRKLEAAQKEQQAAAKEVHGVEKAINTKKREFDELEHKLIPIDAKIEEKTRNIEQCRARMEPVRKERDKQAEVIKEDEGRLKTTEKAQKHFETQLKERMKKLGKELNEDDRKEYNTLRSQVVQKCAGNQARLDNLIRQQKTDEVTVNTLKGKVDTLSAALEKYEGELETLGERKASTEGNIKALSQEIDTKKKQYHQIQSERVRTSQRRTELEEKLENVAKQLREADDGRRQNDREARMKEMVNNLKRLYPGVKGRVGDLCKPKQKKYDEAVSIALGRDYESVIVDTEKTGHECVQYLKDQRFPPMTFIPLDNIKVNAVNGAIKGISGARLTIDTIDFDAAYERAMAYACGSSVVCDNEQVAKLISYERRIPVKTVTLDGLVIHKTGMMTGGRGPEPKGGKRRFESTDLDSLKNLATKYKEEIEKLPKSGRRSTAEESLQIEIHGLEPRLANAKAELAHLNKNYDSKKRERDNEERQLDELVPKYEEKTAELEATKRTVKEFSDAIAKVEDEVFSGFCGRLGFSDVRAYETEHRDMQREADEERAKFEVQKSRFQSQLTLARDMHSNLEKRLRKLQEALKAAERDLQTYQQEKSDIEDATHEVSDELDALSETLEEYRGKLAEKNHKVSQAKAEVHKRSKEIDARQKEINALETVVQKNSAGKFALLRRCKLDQIQIPLLEGSLDNLPNEDNMLRQDADAMDVDEEVDDEEMMTAALENYGIEVDYEGLDEEMKNSNDASVEEKLQDKIASLTSELEKLNPNMRAIERLESVESRLKNTEKEFEDSRAALKAARDAFNNVKAQRYELFNKAFTHIQEQISHVYKDLTRSEAYPLGGQAYLDIEEDTDTPYLSGIKYHAMPPLKRFRDMEHLSGGEKTMAALALLFAIHSYQPSPFFVLDEVDAALDNANVDKIKKYIREHAGPGMQFIVISLKTGLFQDSESLVGVYRDQEVNSSRALTLDLRKYA